In Erigeron canadensis isolate Cc75 chromosome 7, C_canadensis_v1, whole genome shotgun sequence, one DNA window encodes the following:
- the LOC122609140 gene encoding uncharacterized protein LOC122609140, producing MHNATVQIKRRPDQITGKWRLIKEQVGKFNSIYNKYDNNRNSGENDAQVMEKARQAYTLETGGKFNMYDAWNVLKDKPKFRSFIGVDGMVLKKKQMSRMIEYSDEEQAPMNLDEEEPLDTDLFGPDAIPRPPPKSKKKTPRTSGSSDAASSRSSASD from the coding sequence ATGCACAATGCCACGGTTCAAATCAAGCGTCGACCCGATCAAATCACGGGTAAATGGCGTCTCATCAAGGAGCAAGTCGGGAAGTTTAACTCTATTTACAATAAGTATGATAATAACCGCAATAGTGGCGAAAATGATGCTCAAGTGATGGAAAAAGCTAGGCAAGCATATACTTTGGAAACAGGTGGAAAGTTTAACATGTACGATGCATGGAATGTGTTAAAAGATAAACCGAAGTTTCGATCTTTTATCGGTGTCGATGGCATggtgttaaaaaagaaacagatgTCCCGCATGATCGAGTATAGTGATGAAGAACAAGCGCCCATGAACCTCGACGAAGAAGAGCCACTCGACACCGACCTCTTCGGCCCAGATGCTATTCCACGCCCCCCCCCAAAGTCGAAAAAGAAAACGCCACGAACATCGGGATCCTCGGATGCGGCCTCATCTCGTTCAAGTGCATCCGACTAG